A single region of the Hippoglossus hippoglossus isolate fHipHip1 chromosome 17, fHipHip1.pri, whole genome shotgun sequence genome encodes:
- the gpt2l gene encoding alanine aminotransferase 2-like isoform X4, with the protein MKKPFAEVIKANIGDAHAMGQQPITFFRQVLALCSYPELLNDSTFPEDAKSRARRILQSCGGNSMGSYTASQGIDSVRQDVARYIERRDGGVPCDPDDIYLTTGASDGIVTMLKLLMCGEGAACTGVMISIPQYPLYSAALAELGAVQINYYLNEENCWSMDISELHRALDEAREYCNPRALCIINPGNPTGQVQSRQCIEDVIRFAAKERLLLMADEVYQDNVYADGCQFHSFKKVLFEMGPEYSDTVELVSFHSTSKCYMGECGFRGGYMEIINMDKEVKAQLTKLVSVRLCPPVPGQALMDLVVNPPQPGEPSYAKFIKERTATLSALAEKATLTEQVLNTVQGISCNPVQGAMYSFPSITIPEKAIKEAMDIGQQPDMFYCMRMLEETGICLVPGSGFGQKDGTYHFRMTILPPKDKLQILLKKVKEFHEKFTDEYS; encoded by the exons ATGAAGAAACCATTCGCTGAGGTCATCAAGGCCAATATCGGTGACGCACATGCAATGGGACAGCAGCCAATTACTTTCTTCCGACAG GTCTTGGCTTTGTGCTCCTACCCTGAACTGTTGAATGACAGCACATTCCCAGAGGATGCTAAAAGTAGAGCACGCCGCATTCTGCAATCATGTGGAGGGAACAGTATGG GCTCCTACACTGCCAGTCAGGGCATCGACTCTGTGCGTCAGGATGTGGCACGCTACATCGAGCGAAGGGACGGCGGCGTGCCCTGCGACCCAGACGACATTTACCTCACCACAGGGGCCAGCGACGGCATAGTG ACCATGCTGAAGCTGCTGATGTGCGGTGAAGGGGCGGCCTGCACAGGCGTCATGATCTCCATACCTCAGTATCCCCTGTATTCTGCTGCCTTGGCCGAACTTGGCGCTGTGCAGATCAACTACTACCTTAACGAGGAGAACTGCTGGAGTATGGACATCAGCGAGCTGCATCGCGCCCTGGACGAAGCTCGGGAATACTGCAACCCGAGAGCCCTGTGCATCATCAACCCTGGAAACCCCACTG GTCAGGTTCAGAGCAGGCAGTGCATCGAGGATGTAATCCGATTTGCAGCAAAGGAACGTCTTCTCCTTATGGCCGACGAG GTGTACCAGGACAATGTGTACGCTGATGGTTGCCAGTTCCACTCTTTTAAGAAAGTTCTGTTTGAGATGGGACCAGAGTACTCGGATACAGTGGAACTGGTATCCTTCCACTCCACGTCAAAGTGCTACATGGGAGA GTGTGGCTTCCGCGGAGGCTACATGGAGATCATCAACATGGACAAAGAGGTGAAGGCCCAGCTGACGAAGCTGGTGTCGGTCCGTCTGTGTCCTCCTGTTCCCGGTCAGGCTCTAATGGACCTGGTGGTCAACCCTCCGCAGCCCGGGGAGCCGTCATACGCCAAATTCATCAAG GAGCGCACAGCCACTTTAAGTGCCTTAGCAGAGAAGGCCACACTCACAGAGCAGGTTCTCAACACTGTGCAAGGCATCAGCTGCAATCCTGTGCAGGGTGCGATGTACTCCTTCCCCAGCATAACCATCCCTGAGAAGGCCATTAAAGAGGCCATG GACATCGGTCAGCAGCCGGATATGTTTTATTGCATGAGGATGCTGGAGGAGACCGGGATCTGCCTCGTGCCTGGAAGCGGCTTTGGCCAGAAGGATGGAACCTACCACTTCAG AATGACCATCTTGCCACCGAAAGACAAGCTGCAGATCCTGCTGAAAAAAGTCAAGGAGTTTCACGAGAAATTCACCGACGAGTATTCTTAA
- the gpt2l gene encoding alanine aminotransferase 2-like isoform X2, with translation MNHGTSLLWKRRALSSLSATRRGLPKEKMSENGVVSRAKVLTIDTMNPTVKKVEYAVRGPIVQRAVELERELAEGMKKPFAEVIKANIGDAHAMGQQPITFFRQVLALCSYPELLNDSTFPEDAKSRARRILQSCGGNSMGSYTASQGIDSVRQDVARYIERRDGGVPCDPDDIYLTTGASDGIVTMLKLLMCGEGAACTGVMISIPQYPLYSAALAELGAVQINYYLNEENCWSMDISELHRALDEAREYCNPRALCIINPGNPTGQVQSRQCIEDVIRFAAKERLLLMADEVYQDNVYADGCQFHSFKKVLFEMGPEYSDTVELVSFHSTSKCYMGECGFRGGYMEIINMDKEVKAQLTKLVSVRLCPPVPGQALMDLVVNPPQPGEPSYAKFIKERTATLSALAEKATLTEQVLNTVQGISCNPVQGAMYSFPSITIPEKAIKEAMDIGQQPDMFYCMRMLEETGICLVPGSGFGQKDGTYHFRMTILPPKDKLQILLKKVKEFHEKFTDEYS, from the exons ATGAATCATGGGACATCGTTACTGTGGAAACGACG AGCCTTATCGAGTCTGAGCGCGACGCGACGCGGGCTCCCCAAAGAGAAAATGTCCGAAAACGGAGTGGTGTCCCGGGCCAAGGTGCTGACCATCGACACCATGAACCCCACGGTGAAGAAGGTGGAGTACGCGGTGCGGGGGCCCATCGTGCAGCGGGCTgtggagctggagagggagcTCGCTGAG GGAATGAAGAAACCATTCGCTGAGGTCATCAAGGCCAATATCGGTGACGCACATGCAATGGGACAGCAGCCAATTACTTTCTTCCGACAG GTCTTGGCTTTGTGCTCCTACCCTGAACTGTTGAATGACAGCACATTCCCAGAGGATGCTAAAAGTAGAGCACGCCGCATTCTGCAATCATGTGGAGGGAACAGTATGG GCTCCTACACTGCCAGTCAGGGCATCGACTCTGTGCGTCAGGATGTGGCACGCTACATCGAGCGAAGGGACGGCGGCGTGCCCTGCGACCCAGACGACATTTACCTCACCACAGGGGCCAGCGACGGCATAGTG ACCATGCTGAAGCTGCTGATGTGCGGTGAAGGGGCGGCCTGCACAGGCGTCATGATCTCCATACCTCAGTATCCCCTGTATTCTGCTGCCTTGGCCGAACTTGGCGCTGTGCAGATCAACTACTACCTTAACGAGGAGAACTGCTGGAGTATGGACATCAGCGAGCTGCATCGCGCCCTGGACGAAGCTCGGGAATACTGCAACCCGAGAGCCCTGTGCATCATCAACCCTGGAAACCCCACTG GTCAGGTTCAGAGCAGGCAGTGCATCGAGGATGTAATCCGATTTGCAGCAAAGGAACGTCTTCTCCTTATGGCCGACGAG GTGTACCAGGACAATGTGTACGCTGATGGTTGCCAGTTCCACTCTTTTAAGAAAGTTCTGTTTGAGATGGGACCAGAGTACTCGGATACAGTGGAACTGGTATCCTTCCACTCCACGTCAAAGTGCTACATGGGAGA GTGTGGCTTCCGCGGAGGCTACATGGAGATCATCAACATGGACAAAGAGGTGAAGGCCCAGCTGACGAAGCTGGTGTCGGTCCGTCTGTGTCCTCCTGTTCCCGGTCAGGCTCTAATGGACCTGGTGGTCAACCCTCCGCAGCCCGGGGAGCCGTCATACGCCAAATTCATCAAG GAGCGCACAGCCACTTTAAGTGCCTTAGCAGAGAAGGCCACACTCACAGAGCAGGTTCTCAACACTGTGCAAGGCATCAGCTGCAATCCTGTGCAGGGTGCGATGTACTCCTTCCCCAGCATAACCATCCCTGAGAAGGCCATTAAAGAGGCCATG GACATCGGTCAGCAGCCGGATATGTTTTATTGCATGAGGATGCTGGAGGAGACCGGGATCTGCCTCGTGCCTGGAAGCGGCTTTGGCCAGAAGGATGGAACCTACCACTTCAG AATGACCATCTTGCCACCGAAAGACAAGCTGCAGATCCTGCTGAAAAAAGTCAAGGAGTTTCACGAGAAATTCACCGACGAGTATTCTTAA
- the gpt2l gene encoding alanine aminotransferase 2-like isoform X3 produces MSENGVVSRAKVLTIDTMNPTVKKVEYAVRGPIVQRAVELERELAEGMKKPFAEVIKANIGDAHAMGQQPITFFRQVLALCSYPELLNDSTFPEDAKSRARRILQSCGGNSMGSYTASQGIDSVRQDVARYIERRDGGVPCDPDDIYLTTGASDGIVTMLKLLMCGEGAACTGVMISIPQYPLYSAALAELGAVQINYYLNEENCWSMDISELHRALDEAREYCNPRALCIINPGNPTGQVQSRQCIEDVIRFAAKERLLLMADEVYQDNVYADGCQFHSFKKVLFEMGPEYSDTVELVSFHSTSKCYMGECGFRGGYMEIINMDKEVKAQLTKLVSVRLCPPVPGQALMDLVVNPPQPGEPSYAKFIKERTATLSALAEKATLTEQVLNTVQGISCNPVQGAMYSFPSITIPEKAIKEAMDIGQQPDMFYCMRMLEETGICLVPGSGFGQKDGTYHFRMTILPPKDKLQILLKKVKEFHEKFTDEYS; encoded by the exons ATGTCCGAAAACGGAGTGGTGTCCCGGGCCAAGGTGCTGACCATCGACACCATGAACCCCACGGTGAAGAAGGTGGAGTACGCGGTGCGGGGGCCCATCGTGCAGCGGGCTgtggagctggagagggagcTCGCTGAG GGAATGAAGAAACCATTCGCTGAGGTCATCAAGGCCAATATCGGTGACGCACATGCAATGGGACAGCAGCCAATTACTTTCTTCCGACAG GTCTTGGCTTTGTGCTCCTACCCTGAACTGTTGAATGACAGCACATTCCCAGAGGATGCTAAAAGTAGAGCACGCCGCATTCTGCAATCATGTGGAGGGAACAGTATGG GCTCCTACACTGCCAGTCAGGGCATCGACTCTGTGCGTCAGGATGTGGCACGCTACATCGAGCGAAGGGACGGCGGCGTGCCCTGCGACCCAGACGACATTTACCTCACCACAGGGGCCAGCGACGGCATAGTG ACCATGCTGAAGCTGCTGATGTGCGGTGAAGGGGCGGCCTGCACAGGCGTCATGATCTCCATACCTCAGTATCCCCTGTATTCTGCTGCCTTGGCCGAACTTGGCGCTGTGCAGATCAACTACTACCTTAACGAGGAGAACTGCTGGAGTATGGACATCAGCGAGCTGCATCGCGCCCTGGACGAAGCTCGGGAATACTGCAACCCGAGAGCCCTGTGCATCATCAACCCTGGAAACCCCACTG GTCAGGTTCAGAGCAGGCAGTGCATCGAGGATGTAATCCGATTTGCAGCAAAGGAACGTCTTCTCCTTATGGCCGACGAG GTGTACCAGGACAATGTGTACGCTGATGGTTGCCAGTTCCACTCTTTTAAGAAAGTTCTGTTTGAGATGGGACCAGAGTACTCGGATACAGTGGAACTGGTATCCTTCCACTCCACGTCAAAGTGCTACATGGGAGA GTGTGGCTTCCGCGGAGGCTACATGGAGATCATCAACATGGACAAAGAGGTGAAGGCCCAGCTGACGAAGCTGGTGTCGGTCCGTCTGTGTCCTCCTGTTCCCGGTCAGGCTCTAATGGACCTGGTGGTCAACCCTCCGCAGCCCGGGGAGCCGTCATACGCCAAATTCATCAAG GAGCGCACAGCCACTTTAAGTGCCTTAGCAGAGAAGGCCACACTCACAGAGCAGGTTCTCAACACTGTGCAAGGCATCAGCTGCAATCCTGTGCAGGGTGCGATGTACTCCTTCCCCAGCATAACCATCCCTGAGAAGGCCATTAAAGAGGCCATG GACATCGGTCAGCAGCCGGATATGTTTTATTGCATGAGGATGCTGGAGGAGACCGGGATCTGCCTCGTGCCTGGAAGCGGCTTTGGCCAGAAGGATGGAACCTACCACTTCAG AATGACCATCTTGCCACCGAAAGACAAGCTGCAGATCCTGCTGAAAAAAGTCAAGGAGTTTCACGAGAAATTCACCGACGAGTATTCTTAA
- the gpt2l gene encoding alanine aminotransferase 2-like isoform X1 gives MSAARMQLLSPRNVRFLSRGGSDFLAGSSSSCVGALRAGGGPTPRVRSLTSPPLSSSSPGRALSSLSATRRGLPKEKMSENGVVSRAKVLTIDTMNPTVKKVEYAVRGPIVQRAVELERELAEGMKKPFAEVIKANIGDAHAMGQQPITFFRQVLALCSYPELLNDSTFPEDAKSRARRILQSCGGNSMGSYTASQGIDSVRQDVARYIERRDGGVPCDPDDIYLTTGASDGIVTMLKLLMCGEGAACTGVMISIPQYPLYSAALAELGAVQINYYLNEENCWSMDISELHRALDEAREYCNPRALCIINPGNPTGQVQSRQCIEDVIRFAAKERLLLMADEVYQDNVYADGCQFHSFKKVLFEMGPEYSDTVELVSFHSTSKCYMGECGFRGGYMEIINMDKEVKAQLTKLVSVRLCPPVPGQALMDLVVNPPQPGEPSYAKFIKERTATLSALAEKATLTEQVLNTVQGISCNPVQGAMYSFPSITIPEKAIKEAMDIGQQPDMFYCMRMLEETGICLVPGSGFGQKDGTYHFRMTILPPKDKLQILLKKVKEFHEKFTDEYS, from the exons ATGTCCGCCGCACGGATGCAGCTGCTTTCACCCAGAAATGTTCGGTTTCTTAGCCGGGGTGGAAGCGACTTTTTGGCcggtagcagcagcagctgtgtcgGAGCGCTGCGGGCCGGCGGTGGTCCCACTCCCAGGGTCCGCTCACTGacctctccccctctgtcctcctcctctcccggCAGAGCCTTATCGAGTCTGAGCGCGACGCGACGCGGGCTCCCCAAAGAGAAAATGTCCGAAAACGGAGTGGTGTCCCGGGCCAAGGTGCTGACCATCGACACCATGAACCCCACGGTGAAGAAGGTGGAGTACGCGGTGCGGGGGCCCATCGTGCAGCGGGCTgtggagctggagagggagcTCGCTGAG GGAATGAAGAAACCATTCGCTGAGGTCATCAAGGCCAATATCGGTGACGCACATGCAATGGGACAGCAGCCAATTACTTTCTTCCGACAG GTCTTGGCTTTGTGCTCCTACCCTGAACTGTTGAATGACAGCACATTCCCAGAGGATGCTAAAAGTAGAGCACGCCGCATTCTGCAATCATGTGGAGGGAACAGTATGG GCTCCTACACTGCCAGTCAGGGCATCGACTCTGTGCGTCAGGATGTGGCACGCTACATCGAGCGAAGGGACGGCGGCGTGCCCTGCGACCCAGACGACATTTACCTCACCACAGGGGCCAGCGACGGCATAGTG ACCATGCTGAAGCTGCTGATGTGCGGTGAAGGGGCGGCCTGCACAGGCGTCATGATCTCCATACCTCAGTATCCCCTGTATTCTGCTGCCTTGGCCGAACTTGGCGCTGTGCAGATCAACTACTACCTTAACGAGGAGAACTGCTGGAGTATGGACATCAGCGAGCTGCATCGCGCCCTGGACGAAGCTCGGGAATACTGCAACCCGAGAGCCCTGTGCATCATCAACCCTGGAAACCCCACTG GTCAGGTTCAGAGCAGGCAGTGCATCGAGGATGTAATCCGATTTGCAGCAAAGGAACGTCTTCTCCTTATGGCCGACGAG GTGTACCAGGACAATGTGTACGCTGATGGTTGCCAGTTCCACTCTTTTAAGAAAGTTCTGTTTGAGATGGGACCAGAGTACTCGGATACAGTGGAACTGGTATCCTTCCACTCCACGTCAAAGTGCTACATGGGAGA GTGTGGCTTCCGCGGAGGCTACATGGAGATCATCAACATGGACAAAGAGGTGAAGGCCCAGCTGACGAAGCTGGTGTCGGTCCGTCTGTGTCCTCCTGTTCCCGGTCAGGCTCTAATGGACCTGGTGGTCAACCCTCCGCAGCCCGGGGAGCCGTCATACGCCAAATTCATCAAG GAGCGCACAGCCACTTTAAGTGCCTTAGCAGAGAAGGCCACACTCACAGAGCAGGTTCTCAACACTGTGCAAGGCATCAGCTGCAATCCTGTGCAGGGTGCGATGTACTCCTTCCCCAGCATAACCATCCCTGAGAAGGCCATTAAAGAGGCCATG GACATCGGTCAGCAGCCGGATATGTTTTATTGCATGAGGATGCTGGAGGAGACCGGGATCTGCCTCGTGCCTGGAAGCGGCTTTGGCCAGAAGGATGGAACCTACCACTTCAG AATGACCATCTTGCCACCGAAAGACAAGCTGCAGATCCTGCTGAAAAAAGTCAAGGAGTTTCACGAGAAATTCACCGACGAGTATTCTTAA
- the fuz gene encoding protein fuzzy homolog codes for MMLQDGSTHLLCLTASSGVPLFTRGAPRQLPFPVIGSLNGVHMFGGGQGVVLSCCETEGGGKVVWRVFQDSVMLIAVSGGGSSSKEEEARLQRLLEDVWSCMVLVLGQDELANMRNVERLKRDLRSCFSLIDQLLEERQQGILGNLTHCADSLLPPNPALLQQAVDGFAQAADSEFGCLLVHGRIAAATEKWWRLAPQEVVLLSAVIRSLSASGSASCDYPVFLPHGSPTVAHRLLRFQLLPGVDVCVLCGPTPSLHRAESELVGRFWSPLVEALRDCLAVGKRCMPTSVSLRPDVLALLLINRETRRSVSCVRTHRLPSDPPLPSEARCWELLKLLYIFSSTRYFSQEEASCVSPEERSQRGNTEDFVLGFSHQPLQCYSVTDECKSYGLQTAQHQLFLLIPPSVPTFALRSVATQTLSDIVAATGF; via the coding sequence ATGATGCTCCAGGACGGATCCACGCACCTCCTCTGCCTCACGGCCAGCAGCGGGGTCCCCCTCTTCACGCGGGGAGCCCCCAGACAGCTGCCCTTCCCGGTCATCGGCTCCCTGAACGGCGTCCACATGTTTGGGGGCGGCCAGGGGGTCGTGTTGTCCTGCTGCGAGACCGAGGGCGGGGGGAAGGTGGTGTGGAGGGTGTTCCAGGACAGCGTGATGCTCATCGCGGTGAGTggaggcggcagcagcagcaaagaggaggaggctcgTCTGCAGCGCCTCCTGGAGGATGTGTGGAGCTGCATGGTGCTGGTGCTGGGCCAGGACGAGCTGGCCAACATGAGGAATGTGGAGAGGCTGAAGAGGGACCTGCGCTCCTGCTTCAGCCTCATCgatcagctgctggaggagagacaACAGGGCATCCTGGGTAACCTGACACACTGCGCTGACTCACTCCTGCCTCCCAACCCTGCTCTTCTTCAACAGGCAGTGGATGGCTTTGCTCAGGCCGCAGACAGCGAGTTTGGATGCCTCCTCGTCCACGGGCGAAtagctgcagccacagagaagTGGTGGCGTCTGGCTCCACAGGAAGTCGTGCTGCTCTCCGCTGTGATCCGGTCCCTCTCGGCCTCCGGATCCGCTTCCTGTGATTACCCGGTGTTCCTACCCCACGGCAGCCCCACCGTGGCTCACCGCCTGCTCCGCTTCCAGCTGCTTCCAGGGGTAGacgtctgtgtgctgtgtggtCCCACTCCTTCCCTGCATAGAGCCGAGAGTGAGCTGGTAGGTCGTTTCTGGTCACCACTGGTGGAGGCCCTGAGAGACTGCCTGGCCGTAGGAAAGCGCTGCATGCCAACATCTGTGTCCCTGCGCCCCGATGTGCTGGCACTTCTCCTCATTAACCGGGAAACACGCCGCTCAGTCTCCTGCGTGCGGACTCATCGTCTGCCCAGTGACCCTCCTCTACCCTCAGAGGCCCGCTGCTGGgagctgctgaagctgctcTACATCTTCAGCAGCACACGCTACTTCAGCCAGGAGGAGGCATCGTGTGTCTCCCCGGAGGAGAGGTCTCAGAGAGGGAACACGGAAGACTTTGTCCTTGGATTCTCACACCAGCCACTACAATGCTACTCGGTCACAGATGAATGTAAAAGCTACGGACTTCAGACGGCACAGCACCAGCTCTTTCTGCTTATCCCACCGTCAGTCCCCACCTTCGCACTGCGTTCCGTGGCCACACAGACTCTCTCTGACATAGTTGCAGCCACTGGGTTTTAA
- the LOC117777725 gene encoding guanine nucleotide-binding protein G(I)/G(S)/G(O) subunit gamma-5-like: MSSSSNLVAMKKVVQQLRFEASINRVKVSQAAADLQQFCLQNALQDPLLTGVSSSTNPFRPQKVCSFL, translated from the exons ATGTCGAGTTCCTCAAACCTCGTCGCCATGAAGAAAGTCGTGCAGCAGCTCCGCTTCGAGGCGAGCATCAACAGAGTGAAG GTCTCCCAGGCAGCTGCAGACCTTCAACAGTTTTGCCTTCAGAACGCCTTGCAGGACCCTCTGCTCACAGGCGTGTCCTCCAGCACTAACCCTTTCAGGCCGCAGAAGGTCTGCTCCTTCTTGTGA